The Rhodospirillaceae bacterium genome has a window encoding:
- a CDS encoding GDP-mannose 4,6-dehydratase — MTRRNVALITGIGGQDGSYLAELLLEKGYEVHGLLRPRQLNDPSLIPENISHISSQLTLHPGILEMQTSIEHAVAKVRPTECYHLAGPSFVESTIVEEPAILSALVGGTHILLSSIKETVPECRFFLAGSSEMFGAVKTSPQDEQTPFNPRSVYGLAKLSAYQLAAYYRRFHRLYTATAFLYNHESVRRGLEFLPRKLARGVARIHAGLQQSLLLGNLEAQRDWGYAPEYVEAMWAMLQQDVPDDFVIATGKTHTVKDLVRWAFESVELDYEQYVQIDSRYVRPLEEVTLTGDISKIRAALGWSPVKPLKEVVEELVRNELSLLERGQISTDSDVN; from the coding sequence TTGACACGCCGCAATGTGGCATTAATTACAGGTATTGGCGGTCAGGATGGGTCTTACCTGGCGGAGCTCTTACTTGAGAAAGGGTATGAGGTTCATGGCTTGTTAAGGCCCAGGCAACTTAATGACCCATCGTTGATACCCGAGAACATTTCACACATTTCCTCTCAACTTACTCTTCACCCTGGAATATTGGAGATGCAAACCAGCATTGAGCATGCCGTGGCAAAAGTGAGGCCGACAGAATGTTATCATCTTGCTGGCCCGAGTTTTGTAGAGTCAACGATCGTAGAAGAGCCAGCAATTCTGTCTGCTCTTGTTGGTGGAACGCATATTTTATTATCCTCAATAAAAGAAACAGTTCCAGAATGTCGTTTTTTTCTGGCGGGCTCGTCTGAAATGTTTGGAGCGGTTAAAACCTCTCCTCAGGATGAGCAGACACCTTTTAATCCAAGGTCCGTTTACGGTCTAGCTAAGCTGTCGGCTTATCAACTCGCAGCCTATTATCGTAGATTTCATAGGCTCTATACGGCAACGGCCTTTCTATATAATCATGAGTCGGTGCGGAGGGGCTTAGAGTTTCTTCCCAGAAAGCTAGCGCGTGGTGTGGCTAGAATCCATGCTGGACTCCAACAGTCCCTTCTTCTCGGTAATTTAGAGGCCCAGAGAGACTGGGGGTATGCGCCAGAATATGTTGAGGCGATGTGGGCCATGCTGCAACAAGATGTGCCTGATGATTTTGTGATTGCCACGGGTAAGACTCATACAGTCAAGGACTTGGTTCGGTGGGCTTTTGAGTCCGTCGAGTTGGATTATGAACAGTATGTTCAAATAGATTCACGGTACGTACGCCCCCTCGAAGAGGTAACGCTCACAGGTGACATTTCAAAAATCCGTGCTGCCTTGGGATGGTCGCCAGTGAAGCCGTTGAAAGAAGTGGTTGAAGAGTTGGTCAGGAATGAACTGTCACTTTTGGAAAGGGGACAGATATCAACTGACTCTGACGTAAATTAA
- a CDS encoding acylneuraminate cytidylyltransferase family protein, which produces MKDRVLAIIPARGGSKRLPRKNVKKLNGKPLISYTIEAAISSSVFDSIMVNSDDEEVLSIAKSYKAVVARLRPDRLAGDKVKVIELILELAQEPEIAEQFSIIALLLPTCPFRRPIDIKKGFDMFNSDVDAVVSVSEYDFPYSMSVRIDDAGTLEHVFDPAPLITGHTRSQDHAPVYHPNGAFYFGWREQFIANGNFFSGKTLGYKMPRLQSVDIDEEVDFRYAEFLLQSGEISVD; this is translated from the coding sequence ATGAAAGACCGAGTTCTTGCAATAATACCAGCACGTGGCGGATCTAAGCGCTTGCCGCGTAAGAATGTGAAGAAATTAAATGGCAAGCCACTTATCAGTTACACAATCGAGGCTGCAATCTCTTCCTCTGTATTTGACTCGATCATGGTCAACTCAGATGATGAAGAAGTTTTGTCGATCGCAAAAAGCTATAAAGCAGTTGTAGCTCGCCTTAGGCCAGACCGCCTCGCAGGCGACAAAGTTAAAGTTATCGAACTTATTTTAGAGCTCGCGCAAGAACCAGAGATTGCTGAACAGTTTTCAATTATTGCTCTGCTGTTGCCAACGTGCCCGTTTAGACGCCCTATAGATATCAAGAAGGGTTTCGATATGTTTAATTCTGATGTTGACGCTGTCGTTAGCGTATCAGAATACGACTTTCCATATTCTATGAGTGTACGTATTGATGATGCCGGGACATTGGAGCACGTATTTGACCCGGCTCCACTGATTACTGGACATACTAGGTCTCAAGATCATGCGCCTGTTTACCACCCCAACGGCGCCTTTTACTTTGGCTGGAGAGAACAATTTATTGCCAACGGAAACTTTTTTTCTGGGAAAACTTTAGGTTACAAAATGCCAAGACTGCAGTCTGTAGATATTGATGAAGAAGTCGATTTTCGATATGCAGAATTTTTACTACAGTCCGGTGAGATCTCTGTCGATTGA
- a CDS encoding dihydrodipicolinate synthase family protein, whose amino-acid sequence MPNQKFVEIASSIAGPVYPICPAFTENGELDLEGTSAYVRYLVENGARHVMTTAGTSRFNLLSDIEVKALNACVVESSGSALTIIGNPMNGGTASAIAFAKHSQEIGADAYLVYYPERFYSNEDVFEYFYSVSRAVPDIGIMIHATPMRAAAPTSGPTEPFSVKLVEMMCDLPNFIGMKEEHGSENLRYNLVTKFGNDLAFVVAGSAMAMYVACAPYGVKTYLTSVGSYRPEIEERFYTLHTKGEVEKALRIVREYEDPFFVVGKPVGWHLAMKATLDLMGLMPKYEREPLKPLSDVARKPIVDVLKSFGWI is encoded by the coding sequence ATGCCCAATCAGAAATTTGTCGAAATTGCCTCGAGCATTGCTGGGCCTGTGTATCCTATTTGCCCTGCTTTCACAGAAAACGGTGAATTAGATCTGGAGGGTACATCTGCTTATGTGCGTTATCTGGTTGAGAATGGCGCTCGGCATGTAATGACAACGGCCGGGACCAGCCGTTTCAACCTTCTATCAGATATTGAAGTGAAAGCTCTAAATGCCTGCGTGGTTGAATCATCTGGCTCTGCACTAACCATTATCGGTAATCCGATGAATGGAGGGACTGCGTCGGCCATTGCATTTGCCAAACATAGCCAGGAAATCGGCGCTGACGCTTATCTTGTCTATTATCCTGAGCGCTTTTATAGCAACGAAGATGTTTTCGAGTATTTCTACAGTGTTAGTAGGGCTGTGCCTGATATTGGGATTATGATTCATGCTACGCCTATGAGAGCGGCGGCACCGACAAGCGGACCTACTGAGCCATTCTCTGTTAAACTTGTTGAAATGATGTGTGACCTTCCAAACTTTATCGGAATGAAGGAAGAGCATGGGAGCGAAAACCTCCGCTATAATCTTGTTACCAAGTTTGGGAATGATTTGGCATTCGTTGTTGCCGGAAGCGCAATGGCGATGTACGTGGCCTGTGCACCTTACGGTGTAAAGACGTACCTTACGAGTGTTGGAAGCTATAGACCAGAAATTGAAGAACGGTTCTACACTTTACATACAAAGGGTGAAGTTGAAAAAGCGCTCCGGATTGTTAGAGAGTATGAAGACCCGTTTTTTGTTGTTGGCAAGCCCGTGGGGTGGCATCTGGCTATGAAGGCCACACTCGATCTCATGGGGTTGATGCCTAAATATGAGAGGGAGCCGTTAAAACCGCTCAGTGATGTTGCGCGCAAGCCTATAGTCGACGTCTTGAAGTCTTTTGGTTGGATTTGA
- a CDS encoding N-acetylneuraminate synthase family protein — protein MDKFETSIAIRNKVISNVTQPYIIAEMACAHDGDLEKAKKLIDSAVAAGADAIQFEILDPDDNVVPDTEMYQILKKLYFSPEEWAELVTYARQSDIAVFNFAYDPVSLELGFRLEVDAVKLNSSDLLHIDMLRRCAEEGLPLSMGTGGSALEEVEAGLNCYGKHGGTKVILMQGVQSFPTLNEYARIRRMGLLRDKFNCLVGYADHTAGHTDLAKVIDLVALGAGATVLEKHITWDRSEKGIDHESALEPSELKDYVKLIREAQVVLGDGDVTKLIEPDEKYRLFQKKTVVAAVDISAGDVITRDKVRFLRDMRQSGVAPIDFPSLEGKRALNPVSQFQQIQMSDVS, from the coding sequence GTGGATAAATTTGAAACCTCGATTGCCATCAGAAACAAAGTAATTTCTAACGTGACTCAGCCTTACATTATCGCTGAAATGGCGTGTGCGCATGACGGCGATCTAGAAAAGGCAAAGAAACTCATAGATTCCGCTGTTGCTGCTGGTGCTGACGCAATCCAGTTTGAAATTTTGGATCCTGATGACAACGTGGTTCCTGATACTGAGATGTATCAAATTCTAAAGAAACTCTACTTTAGTCCGGAAGAGTGGGCTGAACTCGTCACATATGCGCGTCAGAGTGATATTGCTGTCTTTAACTTTGCATATGACCCAGTCAGCCTCGAGTTGGGCTTTAGACTAGAAGTCGATGCTGTGAAGCTGAATTCTTCCGATCTTCTCCATATTGACATGCTTCGAAGATGTGCTGAAGAAGGTTTGCCGCTCTCTATGGGAACTGGTGGATCTGCGTTAGAGGAAGTGGAAGCTGGGCTGAATTGTTATGGGAAGCATGGCGGAACAAAAGTTATTTTGATGCAGGGTGTTCAGAGCTTCCCAACTTTGAACGAATATGCGCGCATTCGACGAATGGGACTTCTCAGAGACAAATTTAATTGTCTTGTGGGATATGCTGATCACACAGCTGGTCATACGGACTTGGCAAAAGTAATTGATTTGGTGGCTCTTGGTGCCGGTGCTACGGTCCTTGAAAAGCACATAACATGGGATCGATCCGAGAAAGGTATCGATCATGAATCAGCATTAGAACCTTCTGAGCTTAAGGACTATGTAAAATTGATACGTGAAGCGCAAGTAGTGCTTGGCGATGGAGATGTAACAAAACTAATTGAACCAGACGAGAAGTATCGTCTATTCCAGAAGAAGACGGTGGTTGCTGCTGTGGATATTTCAGCCGGCGACGTGATTACACGTGATAAAGTTAGGTTTTTAAGAGACATGCGGCAGTCGGGTGTCGCACCTATCGACTTTCCAAGTCTTGAAGGCAAGCGCGCATTGAATCCCGTCTCTCAGTTTCAGCAAATACAAATGTCAGATGTGTCATAG
- a CDS encoding phytanoyl-CoA dioxygenase family protein: MTDLSGLDLLCSSIETDVSKVTAGHQLSPSETAHAVHKNGIVIFPAVLNLKALESLNVEFDHMLDPQQQESLGFKIDRADNLVNMRIIRDKLDSQIYPVTSGLFSFDWMDEVAACYFGEGAYKLNDEIFVSDISETISEQTAPPFALHFDKRQVLKFFVYLTDTDESNGAMRASPGSHFINREKRLVAMEAGTINAIQNVLPEPAVPSVPIKGPAGTLFVFDTDMAHGASHVSTGKTRRTMRGHTHSLEMLDAMARDAARQKTMD, from the coding sequence ATGACTGACTTGAGTGGTTTAGACCTGCTGTGTTCCTCAATTGAAACAGATGTCTCAAAAGTTACAGCAGGTCATCAGCTTTCTCCTTCAGAAACGGCTCACGCAGTTCATAAAAATGGAATTGTTATTTTTCCTGCAGTGTTAAATCTGAAGGCACTTGAATCTCTAAATGTTGAATTTGATCACATGCTTGATCCGCAGCAGCAAGAGAGTTTGGGCTTCAAAATCGACAGGGCTGATAACTTAGTTAACATGCGTATCATTCGTGACAAGCTTGATTCCCAGATTTATCCGGTCACAAGTGGTTTATTTTCTTTTGATTGGATGGATGAAGTTGCAGCCTGTTATTTCGGCGAAGGCGCTTATAAGCTTAATGACGAGATTTTTGTTTCTGATATATCTGAGACGATATCTGAACAAACGGCCCCACCTTTTGCGTTGCATTTCGATAAACGCCAAGTTCTCAAGTTTTTTGTCTATCTTACCGATACTGACGAAAGTAATGGCGCGATGCGTGCCTCTCCCGGATCTCATTTTATCAATAGGGAGAAACGTCTAGTTGCTATGGAGGCTGGAACAATTAACGCAATACAAAATGTGCTTCCAGAACCGGCTGTACCATCTGTTCCTATTAAAGGCCCTGCCGGAACTTTGTTCGTGTTCGATACTGACATGGCGCATGGTGCCAGTCATGTTTCTACGGGTAAAACTCGGCGTACAATGAGAGGGCATACACACAGTCTTGAGATGCTTGATGCAATGGCGCGTGATGCTGCGCGCCAAAAGACTATGGACTAA
- the galE gene encoding UDP-glucose 4-epimerase GalE, with product MATVLVTGGAGYIGSHACKALAQAGHLPVVFDNLSRGHKTAVKWGPLEIGDILDKERIHQALADHKPDAVMHFAALAYVGESVEKPELYYNNNVQGTHTLLEAMHDAKIDKLVFSSSCAVYGAPKTIPVKENEPTIPLSPYGETKLKVEQMLSESANTVGLNSISLRYFNAAGADPDGEIGEDHTPEPHLIPNVLTAAKNGNELVINGNDYETNDGTCVRDYIHVSDIAHAHVAALNRLFTNQQTEFLNLGAGKGYSIKEIVSMAEIVTKESIHSAFGPRRAGDPPNLIADASKAHALLNWKTSRSDLKSILTDAWQWMHNKAEL from the coding sequence ATGGCAACAGTACTTGTGACTGGTGGTGCCGGATACATTGGCAGCCATGCCTGCAAAGCTCTGGCGCAAGCGGGTCACCTTCCTGTTGTATTTGACAATTTGTCCCGCGGGCATAAAACGGCTGTTAAATGGGGACCACTAGAAATTGGGGATATATTAGATAAGGAACGCATTCATCAAGCGCTGGCTGATCATAAACCAGATGCTGTGATGCATTTTGCAGCCTTAGCTTATGTCGGCGAGTCCGTTGAGAAGCCAGAACTGTATTATAATAATAATGTTCAGGGCACTCATACCCTACTTGAGGCAATGCATGACGCTAAAATTGATAAATTAGTGTTTTCCTCATCTTGCGCTGTGTATGGCGCACCCAAAACAATCCCAGTCAAAGAGAACGAACCAACCATCCCCCTAAGCCCCTATGGCGAAACCAAACTTAAAGTGGAGCAAATGCTCAGTGAGAGCGCTAACACTGTGGGCTTAAACTCAATATCACTGCGCTATTTTAACGCCGCTGGAGCTGATCCAGATGGCGAGATAGGAGAAGACCATACTCCTGAACCGCATCTCATACCAAATGTTCTAACCGCCGCTAAAAATGGTAATGAACTTGTCATCAATGGAAATGACTACGAGACAAATGACGGCACTTGCGTGCGCGATTACATTCACGTCAGTGATATAGCGCATGCCCATGTCGCTGCTTTAAATCGTCTTTTCACAAATCAACAAACAGAGTTTCTTAATTTGGGTGCCGGTAAAGGCTACTCAATTAAAGAAATTGTGAGCATGGCTGAAATCGTTACTAAGGAATCTATCCATTCCGCGTTTGGTCCACGCAGAGCTGGAGATCCGCCCAACCTAATAGCTGATGCCTCAAAGGCTCATGCTCTGCTTAATTGGAAAACATCACGCTCAGACCTCAAGTCAATACTAACTGATGCATGGCAATGGATGCATAACAAGGCTGAGCTTTAA
- a CDS encoding glycosyltransferase, whose translation MNSPLKTVISAVGRSGTTIIHNLLLEIYADLYGDDHDQLYEPFLWDSAALRDYPRIASQEKRFGDMDSISSEGVYCHTALPLFIDDATDISIPSNLPKYLLSDSKRPLIAKFIRANGRLPLLDQLYQKARFIVLIRNPLDVVNSVVTRFSFFGEENHKSDFPRFLEEIKSIFGIALPATALELPVAYKAALWCHFMNLFAVRHAQGKENYIIVAYENFRENKEVVVKDICAHIGVPYKNTYAEATLSTVGRTTGGQPKLTKSDVESIMPLFNEYWALASQVSTLTASTLNQILTRYADNNLPPSPPPERGFGWSPLRAEGHIIKLQAETFIQQAKTRNRLSEIQHSYLASPQLAKSDWRIPISVIVTSFNNATTLEQAVKSVCQQSYLPQEIIIADDCSTDQSRDIINTLTASNNLIKPIFRDSNIGVSANRNDAIKQCRNPFICQLDGDDAYSHTKLEREAYVLMGSQDHVAFSDTEYMGSKPTYWDCSWLTALSGNAATDGMVSRRSPLPRDMLMAKELFFAAEGYRENCSIYEDWAFKIRLTRVAKDWRYSGGTGTFYRPGGLSQSGTEKLMDAALWVLSSDVTDILHEANVLPAVYEGLLNLLRKKYNHTPLQNAQTRDLIAAKIDSFLKEVNLDFIQNKENNAATQAIKKAELLVKTIELSIPQPLSVS comes from the coding sequence TTGAACTCTCCTCTTAAAACAGTCATTTCCGCTGTCGGTCGATCCGGCACAACCATCATTCATAATCTGCTCCTTGAGATTTACGCTGATCTTTATGGCGATGACCATGATCAGCTTTATGAGCCTTTTCTTTGGGACAGCGCTGCGCTGCGGGACTACCCGCGCATAGCCTCACAAGAAAAGCGTTTTGGTGACATGGATAGCATTAGCTCAGAAGGGGTGTATTGCCATACGGCACTTCCACTTTTCATAGATGATGCGACCGACATCAGCATCCCAAGTAATTTACCAAAGTACTTACTATCGGATTCTAAACGGCCACTGATTGCAAAGTTCATTCGCGCCAATGGGCGCCTCCCGCTTCTTGATCAGCTTTACCAAAAAGCACGCTTCATTGTGCTCATACGCAATCCATTAGATGTCGTGAATTCTGTTGTCACGCGATTCTCATTTTTTGGTGAAGAGAATCACAAAAGTGACTTTCCGCGATTCTTAGAAGAAATCAAAAGTATTTTTGGTATAGCGTTACCTGCAACCGCCCTTGAGCTTCCGGTGGCCTACAAAGCTGCTCTTTGGTGCCACTTCATGAATTTGTTTGCCGTACGGCATGCACAAGGTAAAGAAAACTACATCATCGTCGCGTACGAGAATTTTAGGGAAAACAAAGAAGTTGTTGTCAAAGATATATGTGCTCATATAGGCGTGCCATATAAAAATACTTATGCGGAAGCAACACTCTCCACAGTCGGTCGCACAACTGGAGGACAACCCAAACTGACTAAATCTGATGTTGAATCCATCATGCCTTTGTTTAATGAATATTGGGCCTTGGCAAGCCAAGTCAGCACGCTTACAGCCTCCACATTAAATCAAATACTCACCCGCTACGCCGACAACAACCTGCCCCCCTCACCCCCACCCGAACGTGGATTTGGCTGGTCTCCCTTGAGAGCAGAAGGACACATCATCAAGCTACAGGCAGAGACCTTCATACAGCAGGCCAAAACACGCAATCGGCTTTCAGAAATACAACACTCATATCTAGCATCACCTCAACTGGCCAAATCAGATTGGCGCATTCCAATTAGTGTGATCGTTACATCTTTCAATAATGCGACAACCTTGGAACAAGCCGTAAAAAGTGTCTGTCAACAAAGTTATCTTCCTCAGGAGATCATCATTGCTGATGACTGCTCGACAGATCAAAGCCGCGATATCATTAACACGCTCACGGCTTCAAATAATCTGATCAAACCAATTTTTAGAGACAGCAATATTGGTGTTTCGGCGAACCGGAACGACGCCATCAAGCAGTGTCGCAATCCCTTTATTTGCCAACTCGATGGTGACGATGCCTATAGCCACACTAAGCTTGAGCGAGAAGCCTATGTTTTAATGGGCAGTCAGGACCATGTTGCATTCAGTGACACAGAATACATGGGCTCTAAACCTACATATTGGGATTGCAGTTGGTTGACCGCATTGTCAGGTAACGCCGCAACGGACGGCATGGTTTCTCGCCGCAGCCCTTTGCCCCGCGACATGCTTATGGCTAAGGAATTGTTCTTTGCTGCAGAAGGTTACCGTGAGAACTGTTCCATATATGAAGACTGGGCCTTCAAAATTCGCCTCACGCGGGTCGCCAAAGACTGGCGATATTCTGGCGGAACCGGCACGTTCTATAGACCAGGTGGATTAAGCCAATCCGGTACAGAAAAATTAATGGATGCCGCACTATGGGTCTTAAGCTCAGACGTCACTGATATACTACATGAGGCAAATGTACTACCTGCCGTCTATGAAGGACTCTTGAATCTTCTGAGAAAAAAATACAATCACACACCGCTCCAGAATGCTCAGACCAGGGACTTAATCGCTGCAAAAATTGACTCGTTCCTTAAAGAAGTAAACTTAGATTTTATTCAAAACAAAGAAAATAACGCTGCAACACAGGCGATAAAGAAAGCTGAGTTGCTAGTGAAAACTATTGAGCTATCTATTCCACAACCTCTAAGCGTTTCTTGA
- a CDS encoding metal-dependent hydrolase: MDPLTQGALGAALAQATPTKVKNVGIAGVLGFASGMAADLDVFIRSSTDPLMFLEYHRHFTHSLAFIPVGGFICALALYYTLGRRWQLSFFQIFVCCTLGYGTHALLDASTSYGTMLFWPFSEDRISWSFVPVIDPLFTVPFVCLCLASALRKTRIFAYAAMCWFFIYLSLGALQHNSAQAMAEHIAASRGHLPVRLEVKPSFANILVWKTIYEVDERFYVDAVRVGIAPRIYDGVSVSKLDLSQDLPWLEANTQQAEDIRRFRDFSKGFVALDPQAVNRIIDVRYSFLPNEIRPLWSLEVLPNCDSNAYAIYQTHRDNPKQDFKRLWRMLTLN, from the coding sequence ATGGATCCTTTAACACAAGGCGCATTGGGCGCTGCTCTCGCGCAGGCGACACCGACCAAAGTTAAAAATGTTGGAATTGCTGGCGTGCTCGGCTTTGCTTCCGGCATGGCCGCAGACTTAGACGTGTTTATCAGGTCCTCAACAGACCCCTTAATGTTTTTGGAATATCATCGCCATTTTACGCATTCGTTGGCCTTCATACCTGTCGGTGGTTTTATTTGTGCACTGGCGCTTTACTACACATTAGGACGGCGGTGGCAGCTATCCTTTTTTCAGATCTTTGTTTGCTGCACACTAGGATACGGAACACATGCACTGCTTGATGCCTCAACGTCCTACGGCACCATGTTATTTTGGCCCTTCAGTGAAGATCGTATTTCTTGGAGTTTTGTGCCCGTTATAGACCCGCTGTTTACGGTGCCATTCGTCTGCTTGTGTTTAGCATCGGCATTGCGCAAAACGCGGATATTCGCTTACGCCGCAATGTGTTGGTTTTTCATATACCTATCATTGGGAGCCTTACAACATAACTCGGCCCAGGCCATGGCGGAGCACATCGCAGCCTCTCGCGGACATTTACCAGTCCGGCTTGAAGTTAAACCAAGTTTTGCAAATATCTTGGTTTGGAAAACGATATATGAAGTAGATGAACGATTTTACGTAGACGCTGTTCGGGTCGGTATAGCCCCACGTATATATGACGGCGTCTCGGTTTCTAAACTTGACCTCTCGCAAGACTTGCCATGGCTAGAGGCCAACACCCAACAGGCAGAAGACATTAGACGGTTTAGAGATTTCAGTAAGGGTTTTGTTGCGCTCGATCCTCAGGCTGTAAATCGAATTATTGATGTTCGTTATTCATTCTTGCCCAATGAGATCAGACCGCTTTGGTCGCTCGAAGTGTTGCCAAACTGTGATTCAAATGCATACGCGATCTATCAGACCCATCGTGACAACCCTAAACAGGACTTCAAGCGTTTATGGAGAATGCTGACGCTCAATTAA
- the cobA gene encoding uroporphyrinogen-III C-methyltransferase: MNAITNPGKVSHANNGEERYAGSVKLVGAGPGAADLLTVRALKAIESADVIYYDSLVGSDVLTYIKPNTTRIFVGKRKGYSAFPQKVIQDRMVRDAKSGKRVVRLKGGDPFTFGRGGEELFDLRAQGISVDVIPGVTAALAAATEHGIPLTHRDVATSVTFATGHTLDGGLPDLANLFSAKRTLVVYMGISNAEDIVSQLLNEGVSGATPVAVVERASLPGQRHIRSSLAALVSDLHTNDIGSPALLIIGAVAALNQSVIDSSISNQTQAGPADSFAWVHHPMG; this comes from the coding sequence ATGAATGCAATAACTAATCCTGGAAAAGTATCTCATGCCAATAATGGTGAAGAACGCTATGCCGGGTCTGTAAAGCTTGTTGGCGCGGGGCCGGGCGCAGCAGATCTCTTAACTGTTCGTGCGCTCAAGGCTATAGAGTCAGCCGATGTCATTTATTATGACAGCTTGGTTGGTTCTGATGTGCTCACATATATCAAGCCAAACACGACCCGCATTTTTGTTGGTAAGCGTAAAGGTTACAGCGCGTTTCCACAGAAGGTGATCCAGGATCGCATGGTGCGTGATGCAAAGTCCGGTAAACGGGTGGTGCGTCTTAAAGGTGGAGATCCATTCACTTTTGGGCGCGGTGGTGAAGAACTCTTTGACCTACGCGCTCAAGGTATATCTGTAGACGTTATTCCGGGCGTTACTGCAGCATTGGCTGCCGCGACGGAGCATGGCATCCCCTTGACACATCGTGATGTCGCAACCTCAGTTACGTTTGCGACTGGCCATACATTAGATGGTGGGCTTCCAGATTTAGCTAACCTATTTTCGGCTAAGCGCACTTTGGTTGTTTATATGGGGATTTCTAACGCTGAAGATATCGTTTCCCAGCTGCTTAACGAGGGTGTTTCTGGGGCAACGCCAGTCGCCGTTGTTGAGCGGGCCTCTTTACCTGGACAGCGACATATTAGGTCTTCGCTTGCTGCGCTTGTATCTGATTTACACACAAATGATATCGGCTCGCCTGCTTTACTGATCATTGGTGCTGTGGCTGCATTGAATCAGTCCGTTATCGATTCTTCAATTTCCAATCAAACCCAAGCTGGACCGGCAGACTCATTCGCTTGGGTTCATCATCCAATGGGTTAA
- a CDS encoding DUF2849 domain-containing protein — MPFVISANRLEDGVVVYLTQTDEWSVNVADARVVTDDDLDCVQNIGLDAEGRNHVVESYAVEVGASGTVLPSRLRERIRSHGPTVGDHQSRLAHNSEG; from the coding sequence ATGCCTTTTGTTATTTCTGCCAACCGTCTTGAAGACGGTGTTGTTGTTTATTTAACACAGACAGATGAGTGGTCTGTGAATGTAGCTGACGCGCGCGTTGTTACTGATGATGACCTGGATTGCGTCCAGAACATCGGCCTCGACGCAGAGGGCCGCAATCATGTGGTTGAGAGTTATGCCGTAGAGGTGGGCGCCAGTGGCACGGTTTTGCCAAGCCGCCTGCGCGAACGTATTCGCAGTCACGGCCCGACCGTTGGGGATCATCAGTCACGTCTCGCGCATAATTCTGAGGGCTGA